The Neofelis nebulosa isolate mNeoNeb1 chromosome X, mNeoNeb1.pri, whole genome shotgun sequence genome has a segment encoding these proteins:
- the BEX5 gene encoding protein BEX5, which produces MESVPQESKGEDQAPVQNEEEAHPLGGGEGQEPRGNIRVGWAPPAHDGREDMPNRLVYNLHMIDGDADDMERFMEEMRELRRKIRELQLRYSLRILIGDPPHHDHHDEFCLMP; this is translated from the coding sequence atggAAAGTGTCCCCCAGGAAAGCAAAGGAGAAGATCAGGCTCCAGTGCAGAATGAAGAAGAAGCCCACCCTTTGGGAGGTGGTGAAGGCCAGGAGCCTAGAGGAAATATTAGAGTGGGTTGGGCCCCACCTGCCCACGATGGTAGAGAGGACATGCCCAATAGGCTGGTCTATAACCTTCACATGATAGACGGAGATGCAGATGATATGGAACGGTTCATGGAGGAGATGAGAGAATTAAGGAGGAAAATTAGGGAACTTCAGCTGAGGTACAGTTTGCGCATACTTATAGGAGATCCCCCTCACCATGACCATCATGATGAGTTTTGCCTTATGCCTTGA